The following proteins come from a genomic window of Macadamia integrifolia cultivar HAES 741 chromosome 14, SCU_Mint_v3, whole genome shotgun sequence:
- the LOC122061168 gene encoding U-box domain-containing protein 11-like, translating into MEVKRRTALSLVKRLSSASEETRISALCELRLMSKHDSDSRSFIAEAGAVPHLTENLYSSSPLAQENAIATLLNVSISNREILMLTPDLLDAISHLLRLPWATAATVQISAATIYSLLLDEENRPIIGSKREIVESLINIVRDASSPTRSIKDALKALFGISLCSLNRPTMIELGAVPALFSLVVKDGRIGLVEDATAVIAQVAGCDESGDAFRKVSGVGVLVDSFYPSTGSSVRARENAVSALLNLVQSGGERTVLEVKEMCLGVLDGIMDVAETGSSKAKSKATALLRRLREGNEDESEGDPRFNFILDR; encoded by the coding sequence ATGGAAGTAAAGCGGAGAACCGCTCTGTCTCTGGTGAAGAGGTTGAGTTCGGCTTCAGAGGAAACCCGAATCTCAGCTCTCTGTGAGCTTCGCCTTATGTCCAAGCACGATTCAGATAGCCGTTCCTTTATAGCTGAAGCAGGAGCAGTTCCTCACCTTACCGAAAATCTCTACTCGTCGTCTCCACTTGCCCAAGAGAACGCCATCGCAACACTTCTCAACGTCTCAATCTCCAATCGCGAGATCCTCATGTTGACGCCTGACCTCCTCGATGCGATCTCCCACCTACTCCGCCTCCCTTGGGCCACCGCCGCCACCGTTCAAATTTCCGCTGCAACCATCTACAGTCTCCTCCTCGACGAAGAAAACCGACCCATCATCGGATCCAAACGAGAAATCGTTGAATCCCTTATCAACATCGTACGTGACGCTTCGTCTCCTACGAGGTCCATCAAGGACGCCCTCAAAGCCCTCTTCGGCATCTCACTCTGTTCTCTCAACCGTCCTACCATGATCGAATTGGGTGCAGTTCCAGCGCTTTTCTCGCTCGTAGTGAAGGATGGACGAATTGGGCTTGTGGAGGACGCGACGGCGGTGATTGCACAGGTCGCTGGGTGCGATGAGAGTGGTGATGCCTTCAGGAAGGTGTCTGGTGTTGGGGTTTTGGTGGATTCGTTTTACCCATCGACGGGATCGAGTGTTAGGGCGAGAGAGAATGCAGTTTCGGCGTTGCTGAATTTGGTGCagagtggaggagagaggactGTACTGGAAGTTAAAGAGATGTGTTTGGGAGTTTTGGATGGGATTATGGATGTTGCAGAGACTGGGAGTTCCAAGGCCAAGAGTAAGGCGACTGCACTTTTGAGACGACTCAGAGAAGGAAATGAGGATGAATCAGAGGGGGATCCACGGTTTAATTTTATCTTGGATCGGTAG